In one Silene latifolia isolate original U9 population chromosome 10, ASM4854445v1, whole genome shotgun sequence genomic region, the following are encoded:
- the LOC141606841 gene encoding putative helicase MAGATAMA 3 — MAIDTTKLKEEEACFTRFYKIVLSWDYFNLSKPSKKASKADELKKVKDTYTDVDDYFATFEPLLFEEVKAQIVQTNDEEETSTMEQKLCLIKECSELDGFHFPVVIFLPEERESISQNDLLLLSNDKFRGQKLPSAYAFALVEHRQMDSLRLRVFLVGEVQGTNVQKVKPAARLSNMRSLLGERTPSLFISKVCSLSTIFREFVGIRSICSNPFKDVILKASDNNVNSNGPAWEIPSKLMESIESNHNESQLEAIRAGLSRKPFVLIQGPPGTGKTQTILGLLNAILHAVPARIHAKLQSHEMKRGPELPMKEKCHHWRVASPWLIGANPRDMIMPVDGDDGFFPTTGNELKPEVVSSNRKYRVRVLVCAPSNSALDEIVLRVLNTGVRDENNHAYHPKIVRIGLKAHHTVQSVSMDYLVEQKLASLGGHQATDRQKHGATGTDRDNIRASILDDAVIVFCTLSFSGSTIFSKMNRNFDIVIIDEAAQAVEPATLIPLAAGCKQVFLVGDPVQLPATVISTVAEKLGYGTSLFKRFQKAGYPVLMLKTQYRMHPEIRAFPSREFYEDALEDGEDVEDETARPWHNYHCFRPFCFFDIKDGAETQPEGSGSWVNEDEVSFAMLLYRELVTKYSDLKSSSKLAIISPYRGQVKLFRQRFKEMFGVDSEKIVDINTVDGFQGREKDVTIFSCVRASKDKGIGFVSDYRRMNVGITRARSAVLVVGSASTLKRDNHWGNLIETAVKNETLFEVTKPYSSFFSEEHMESMKKTVEEQPDDDINLDRSIYGNADDPEDEYGDGEGDNDVGGDDD, encoded by the exons ATGGCGATCGATACAACTAAATTGAAGGAAGAAGAAGCATGCTTCACTCGCTTCTACAAAATTGTTCTTAGCTGGGATTATTTCAACCTTTCTAAACCTTCCAAG AAAGCGAGCAAAGCTGATGAGCTGAAGAAGGTGAAAGATACATATACTGATGTTGATGATTATTTTGCGACTTTTGAGCCTCTTCTTTTTGAAGAAGTAAAAGCTCAAATTGTTCAAACCAATGACGAAGAGG AGACGTCGACTATGGAGCAGAAGCTTTGTTTAATAAAGGAATGTAGTGAATTGGATGGATTTCATTTCCCAGTAGTGATATTCTTGCCAGAAGAGAGGGAATCCATTTCTCAGAATGATCTTCTGCTGCTATCAAATGACAAG TTCAGGGGGCAAAAGCTTCCTAGTGCTTATGCATTTGCATTAGTGGAACATCGTCAGATGGATTCTCTTAGGCTCCGAGTGTTTTTGGTTGGAGAGGTTCAGGGAACTAATGTTCAAAAGGTCAAGCCTGCCGCAAGGCTCAGTAATATGCGTTCACTTCTCGGTGAAAGGACTCCTTCATTATTCATCTCAAAG GTGTGCAGTTTGTCGACAATCTTTCGCGAGTTTGTTGGTATTCGGTCAATCTGCTCTAATCCATTTAAAGACGTGATTTTGAAAGCTTCAGACAACAATGTCAATTCTAATGGTCCTGCATGGGAAATCCCCTCAAAATTGATGGAATCTATTGAAAGTAATCATAATGAATCTCAACTGGAGGCTATACGT GCAGGATTATCGCGCAAGCCTTTCGTCCTGATTCAG GGACCACCTGGAACTGGGAAGACACAGACTATTTTAGGGCTTCTTAATGCGATTTTGCATGCTGTCCCAGCAAGAATACATgcaaa GCTTCAGTCGCATGAGATGAAGCGAGGTCCCGAATTGCCAATGAAGGAGAA GTGTCATCATTGGCGAGTAGCTTCTCCATGGCTGATTGGGGCCAATCCCAGAGACATGATCATGCCTGTTGATGGTGATGATGGCTTTTTTCCAACCACTGGAAATGAATTG AAACCTGAAGTGGTATCATCTAATCGTAAATATCGTGTTCGTGTACTGGTTTGTGCACCATCAAACTCTGCCCTTGACGAGATAGTGTTACGAGTCCTAAACACAG GTGTCCGTGATGAAAATAACCATGCGTATCATCCTAAAATTGTGCGTATAGGTCTCAAAGCTCATCATACAGTGCAGTCAGTCTCTATGGATTATTTG GTAGAGCAGAAGCTAGCTTCCCTCGGAGGCCACCAGGCGACTGATAGGCAGAAACATGGAGCTACCGGGACTGATAGGGACAACATTCGTGCTTCAATTTTGGATGACGCTGTGATT GTTTTCTGTACGCTCAGCTTCAGCGGTTCAACTATATTTTCTAAAATGAACCGCAATTTTGACATTGTTATTATAGACGAAGCTGCTCAAGCG GTAGAACCTGCTACTCTTATCCCTCTCGCAGCTGGATGCAAGCAAGTGTTTTTG GTTGGTGATCCTGTTCAATTGCCAGCTACTGTGATTTCTACTGTGGCTGAAAAGCTGGG ATATGGTACAAGCTTGTTCAAAAGATTCCAGAAAGCTGGATATCCTGTGTTGATGCTAAAGACACAATATCGTATGCATCCTGAG ATTAGAGCTTTTCCTTCTCGAGAATTTTACGAGGATGCATTAGAGGATGGTGAAGATGTTGAAGATGAGACCGCACGTCCTTGGCATAATTACCACTGTTTTCGGCCATTTTGCTTCTTTGATATAAAGGACGGGGCAGAGACACAGCCTGAGGGAAGTGGATCTTGGGTCAATGAGGATGAAGTCAGCTTTGCAATGCTCTTGTATCGGGAATTGGTGACTAAATACTCAGACCTCAAGTCAAGCTCCAAACTGGCTATTATTTCCCCCTATCGAGGTCAGGTTAAACTTTTCCGTCAACGTTTCAAAGAAATGTTCGGGGTTGATTCAGAAAAAATAGTGGACATAAATACTGTTGATGGTTTCCAG GGAAGGGAAAAGGATGTCACGATATTTTCATGTGTGAGAGCAAGCAAGGATAAGGGTATTGGGTTTGTTTCTGATTATCGACGTATGAATGTTGGAATTACTAGAGCTCGCTCTGCCGTCCTG GTTGTGGGGTCTGCATCAACTCTTAAGAGGGACAACCATTGGGGCAACCTTATCGAAACTGCTGTGAAAAATGAGACTCTTTTCGAG GTCACCAAGCCTTATTCATCATTCTTTAGTGAAGAACACATGGAATCTATGAAAAAGACGGTGGAGGAACAACCCGATGACGACATTAACCTTGATCGTTCTATTTATGGCAATGCTGATGACCCCGAAGATGAATATGGAGATGGAGAGGGAGACAATGACGTGGGGGGTGATGACGACTAG
- the LOC141606842 gene encoding glycolipid transfer protein 1-like: MSETVFTPALEGIKLVKTEDGEMLAKPFLDACKHILPVIDKFGASMALVKSDIGGNITRLEDKYNTDPVKFNYLYNMVQVEVETQTAKGSSSCTNGLLWLTRAMDFLVELFRNLLEHPDWSMSQACTDSYSKTLKKWHGWLASSSFSLAMKLAPDRKKFMEVLGGDAVKGDLESFLTTFTPLLQQNHKFLASVGLDDMKAS, translated from the exons ATGTCGGAAACTGTATTTACCCCAGCATTGGAAGGGATCAAGCTCGTTAAGACTGAGGATGGAGAGATGTTGGCcaaacctttcttggatgcttgcaaGCATATTTTGCCTGTCATAG ATAAGTTTGGTGCTTCTATGGCACTAGTGAAATCTGATATTGGCGGAAATATCACG AGATTGGAGGACAAGTACAACACGGATCCTGTCAAGTTTAACTACTTATACAATATGGTTCAAGTGGAGGTTGAAACTCAAACAGCTAAAGGATCATCCAGCTGTACTAATGGTCTGCTGTGGCTAACTAG GGCTATGGATTTTTTGGTGGAACTCTTCCGCAATTTGCTAGAGCACCCAGATTGGTCAATGTCTCAAGCTTGTACAGACTCATACTCAAAGACCCTGAAGAAGTGGCATGGCTGGCTCGCAAGTTCAAGCTTTTCG TTAGCGATGAAGTTAGCTCCGGATAGGAAGAAGTTTATGGAGGTGCTTGGAGGTGATGCAGTCAAGGGTGACCTCGAGAGTTTTTTGACAACCTTCACTCCTCTACTTCAGCAGAACCACAAATTTTTG GCTAGTGTCGGTCTGGATGATATGAAAGCGTCATGA